From one Dyella sp. 2HG41-7 genomic stretch:
- a CDS encoding YgcG family protein translates to MRRWVRLWMVLAIALLSPWTAHADDQPAVPTLTRHVTDLTGTLNAQQIDQLDTQLTALEKQKGAQLVVLMVGTTQPDDFDDYSLRVAEANKLGRKGVDDGVLLLIAKNDRRVRIEVGYGLEGAIPDAAAARIIREYLAPKFRSNDYFGGIGDAIGALTQLINGEPLPPPVRGNDVEHGRSYQGIFFLAIFAVIFLRGIFGRAPALVRAPLGGLVVGGLLWMLASVGIGILGGVLGSLFMLLPAGAGRSIGGGGWGGFGGGGFGGGGFGGGGGFGGGGGFSGGGGSFGGGGASGSW, encoded by the coding sequence ATGCGGCGCTGGGTGCGCCTATGGATGGTACTGGCGATAGCGTTGCTATCGCCCTGGACCGCGCATGCCGACGATCAGCCGGCCGTTCCGACACTGACGCGTCACGTGACCGATCTCACCGGCACGTTGAACGCACAGCAGATCGATCAGCTCGATACGCAACTCACTGCGCTGGAAAAGCAGAAAGGCGCGCAGTTGGTGGTGCTGATGGTCGGCACCACGCAGCCGGATGATTTCGATGATTACTCCCTGCGCGTCGCCGAAGCGAACAAGCTGGGACGCAAAGGCGTCGACGACGGCGTGTTGCTGCTGATTGCGAAAAACGACCGTCGCGTTCGCATCGAAGTGGGTTACGGCCTCGAGGGCGCAATTCCTGACGCTGCGGCGGCGCGCATCATTCGCGAATACCTCGCGCCGAAATTTCGCAGCAACGATTATTTCGGCGGCATCGGCGATGCGATCGGTGCGTTGACGCAACTGATCAACGGCGAGCCCTTGCCGCCGCCCGTGCGTGGCAACGACGTTGAGCACGGCCGGAGTTATCAGGGAATTTTCTTCCTGGCGATCTTTGCGGTGATCTTCTTGCGCGGGATATTCGGCCGCGCGCCTGCGCTGGTTCGTGCGCCTTTGGGTGGACTTGTCGTTGGCGGTTTGTTGTGGATGCTCGCATCCGTCGGCATTGGCATTTTGGGCGGTGTGCTCGGCAGTCTGTTTATGCTGCTGCCGGCCGGCGCCGGCCGATCGATCGGCGGGGGTGGCTGGGGCGGTTTCGGCGGCGGTGGCTTTGGGGGCGGGGGATTCGGCGGAGGCGGTGGGTTTGGTGGCGGCGGTGGCTTTAGCGGTGGGGGCGGCAGTTTTGGTGGCGGCGGCGCCTCGGGGAGCTGGTGA
- a CDS encoding TPM domain-containing protein, with amino-acid sequence MPSRNQRLLMNAFEGWFAIHRRFPPDLLDDMTEAVADGERTHLGEVRFAVESRLPLPLVWEGLDASTRARQIFGQLNVWDTEHNCGVLIYVLMSEHRIEVVADRGIARRVKPEEWVSICAAMQESFAAGQWRAGALRGISEVHALLAKHFPSHGKARPDELPDRPVLL; translated from the coding sequence ATGCCTTCACGTAATCAACGACTGTTGATGAATGCCTTTGAGGGCTGGTTTGCGATCCATCGGCGTTTTCCGCCTGATTTGCTCGACGATATGACCGAGGCAGTCGCGGACGGCGAGCGTACCCATCTTGGCGAAGTGCGATTCGCAGTCGAATCGCGCCTTCCATTGCCGCTGGTTTGGGAGGGTCTGGATGCAAGCACGCGTGCGCGCCAGATTTTCGGTCAACTCAACGTTTGGGATACCGAACACAACTGCGGCGTGTTGATCTATGTGCTGATGTCCGAGCATCGCATCGAAGTAGTGGCCGATCGCGGTATCGCGCGTCGCGTGAAACCCGAAGAGTGGGTGTCGATCTGCGCAGCGATGCAGGAAAGCTTCGCGGCAGGGCAATGGCGTGCGGGTGCATTGCGTGGCATTTCCGAGGTGCATGCGTTGCTTGCGAAGCATTTCCCCAGTCACGGGAAGGCGCGGCCGGATGAGTTGCCAGATAGGCCGGTGTTGCTATAA
- a CDS encoding GspH/FimT family pseudopilin, which produces MSGQHGFGLIEQIMTLVLLAVLAAMAVPAFHRMLEGHELRVAQTDYIVALQHARNLAVNEQTRVIFCPSQDALTCSGSKSWGNGWLIGLVDSKKKTQMAGPPRYTGRGYRDALTVASNSSRNYVWFGPDGSSVGTEQSFFFCVKDDPQRILSVVISKVGRVRGESLQDTNKFQCPTTN; this is translated from the coding sequence ATGAGTGGTCAACATGGATTCGGACTGATCGAACAGATCATGACCTTGGTGCTACTGGCGGTACTCGCCGCGATGGCCGTGCCCGCTTTTCATCGGATGCTGGAGGGGCACGAATTGCGTGTCGCCCAGACCGATTACATCGTGGCCTTGCAGCATGCACGCAATTTGGCGGTGAACGAGCAGACGCGCGTTATTTTCTGCCCCAGCCAGGATGCTCTTACGTGCAGCGGGAGCAAGTCATGGGGCAACGGCTGGTTAATCGGCTTGGTCGACTCCAAGAAGAAGACGCAGATGGCAGGGCCGCCACGTTATACGGGTCGCGGATATCGCGATGCGCTGACGGTCGCTAGCAACTCGTCGCGAAATTACGTCTGGTTTGGCCCTGATGGCAGCTCAGTGGGCACTGAGCAGAGTTTCTTTTTCTGCGTAAAAGACGATCCGCAGCGAATTTTGTCGGTAGTCATCAGCAAGGTTGGACGCGTCAGAGGCGAGTCACTGCAAGACACAAATAAGTTTCAGTGCCCGACGACCAACTAA
- the uvrB gene encoding excinuclease ABC subunit UvrB, with protein sequence MTDHDRFQLVSDYKPSGDQPNAIKRLVDGFEAGMAGQTLLGVTGSGKTFTIANVIAQVQRPTIVLAPNKTLAAQLYGEFKEFFPHNAVEYFVSYYDYYQPEAYVVASDTYIEKDASINDHIEQMRLAATKALLSRKDSLIVATVSAIYGLGDPEDYLSLRLILARSERIDQRALIRQLTELQYTRNEMELRRGTYRVRGEIIDVFPAESETEALRIELFDGEVENLSLFDPLTGETIRKVPRYTVYPRTHYASTRESVLNAIETIKVELKDRLEFLYKENRLVEAQRLDQRTRFDIEMMAEVGYCQGIENYSRHLTRRAPGEPPPTLFDYLPPDALLVIDESHVTVPQLGAMYKGDRSRKETLVEFGFRLPSAMDNRPLRFEEFELREPRTIFVSATPRPYELEKSGDAIVELVVRPTGLVDPEVEVRPVRTQVDDLLSEAKKRIAMGDRVLVTTLTKRMAENLTEYLSEHDVKVRYLHSDIETVERVEIIRDLRLGEFDVLVGINLLREGLDMPEVSLVAILDADKEGFLRSTGSLIQTIGRAARNVRGKAILYADEITRSMQAAMEETNRRREKQVAWNEAHGITPQSVVRRISDIMEGARSEVPGRGRSKSSRGRAAAVAEPTAEYANLNAEQANAMIKRLEADMRKHAENLEFEEAARLRDRIHQLREQALR encoded by the coding sequence ATGACCGACCACGACCGCTTCCAACTCGTCTCCGATTACAAACCCTCCGGCGATCAGCCCAATGCCATCAAGCGCCTGGTCGATGGCTTCGAAGCCGGCATGGCGGGGCAGACGCTGCTAGGCGTCACTGGCTCCGGCAAAACCTTCACCATCGCGAACGTGATCGCGCAGGTGCAGCGCCCCACCATCGTGCTTGCGCCGAACAAAACGCTGGCGGCGCAGCTCTACGGAGAATTCAAGGAATTCTTTCCGCACAACGCGGTGGAATACTTCGTCAGCTATTACGACTACTACCAGCCGGAAGCGTACGTGGTCGCGTCCGATACCTATATCGAAAAGGACGCGTCGATCAACGATCACATCGAACAGATGCGATTGGCGGCGACCAAGGCGCTGTTGTCGCGGAAAGATTCGTTGATCGTCGCGACCGTCTCGGCCATTTATGGTCTGGGCGATCCGGAAGACTACCTTTCGCTGCGCCTGATTCTGGCGCGTAGCGAGCGCATCGATCAGCGTGCGCTGATTCGTCAATTGACCGAATTGCAGTACACGCGCAATGAAATGGAATTGCGCCGCGGTACCTATCGCGTGCGCGGCGAAATTATCGATGTGTTTCCCGCCGAATCCGAAACCGAAGCGTTGCGCATCGAATTGTTCGACGGCGAAGTGGAAAATCTTTCGCTGTTCGATCCGCTCACCGGCGAAACCATCCGCAAAGTGCCGCGCTATACGGTGTACCCGCGTACGCACTACGCCAGCACGCGCGAAAGCGTGTTGAACGCGATCGAGACGATCAAGGTCGAGCTGAAAGATCGGCTTGAGTTTCTCTACAAAGAAAATCGCCTGGTCGAAGCGCAGCGCTTGGATCAGCGCACGCGCTTCGATATCGAGATGATGGCCGAAGTGGGTTATTGCCAGGGCATCGAAAACTATTCGCGGCACCTTACGCGTCGCGCGCCGGGCGAGCCGCCGCCGACGTTGTTCGATTATCTGCCGCCGGATGCGTTGCTGGTGATCGACGAATCGCACGTCACCGTGCCGCAGCTTGGCGCGATGTACAAAGGCGACCGCTCGCGTAAGGAGACGTTGGTGGAATTCGGCTTCCGCCTGCCTTCGGCGATGGATAACCGTCCGCTGCGTTTCGAGGAATTCGAGCTGCGCGAGCCGCGCACGATTTTCGTGTCGGCGACACCGCGCCCCTACGAATTGGAAAAATCCGGCGATGCCATCGTGGAGTTGGTGGTGCGCCCCACGGGTCTGGTCGACCCCGAAGTGGAAGTGCGGCCGGTGCGCACGCAGGTCGACGATCTGCTCAGCGAGGCGAAGAAGCGCATTGCAATGGGCGATCGCGTGCTGGTGACGACGCTCACCAAACGCATGGCGGAAAACCTCACGGAATACCTGAGCGAGCACGATGTGAAGGTGCGCTATCTGCACTCGGATATCGAAACGGTGGAACGCGTCGAAATCATCCGCGATCTGCGCTTGGGCGAATTCGACGTGCTGGTTGGCATCAATCTGCTGCGTGAAGGTTTGGATATGCCGGAGGTGTCGCTCGTTGCGATTCTCGACGCCGACAAGGAAGGCTTCCTGCGTTCGACCGGTTCGCTGATTCAGACCATCGGCCGCGCGGCGCGTAACGTTCGCGGAAAAGCCATTCTTTACGCGGACGAGATCACGCGCTCGATGCAGGCGGCCATGGAAGAGACGAATCGCCGCCGCGAAAAGCAGGTGGCGTGGAACGAAGCGCACGGCATTACGCCGCAATCGGTCGTGCGTCGCATCTCCGACATCATGGAAGGCGCGCGCAGCGAAGTGCCGGGCAGGGGGCGCAGCAAGTCCTCGCGCGGCCGCGCCGCCGCCGTCGCCGAGCCCACAGCCGAGTACGCGAATCTGAATGCCGAACAGGCCAATGCGATGATCAAGCGCCTGGAGGCGGATATGCGCAAGCACGCGGAAAACCTGGAATTCGAAGAGGCGGCCCGGTTGCGCGACCGCATTCATCAGTTGCGCGAGCAGGCTTTGCGCTGA
- a CDS encoding CopD family protein produces MIYLWVKTFHVLFVIAWMSAVFYLPRILVNIAEAGGDAAVKARLQLMGRRLYRFGHNLFGIAFLFGLTLWQGWRVFPQTLPDITSGGHWIDAKLGLVVLLLAHFVWSGRMLKRSEQGGALPSARTLRLMNELPVLVLLGVLFLVLAKPF; encoded by the coding sequence ATGATCTATCTGTGGGTCAAGACGTTTCACGTGTTGTTCGTCATCGCCTGGATGTCGGCCGTGTTTTATCTGCCGCGCATCCTGGTGAATATTGCCGAAGCGGGCGGCGACGCCGCGGTCAAAGCGCGGCTGCAGCTGATGGGGCGCCGCCTGTATCGCTTCGGCCACAACCTGTTCGGTATCGCGTTTCTGTTCGGATTGACGTTGTGGCAGGGATGGCGTGTGTTTCCGCAAACCTTGCCCGATATCACCAGCGGCGGCCACTGGATCGACGCCAAACTCGGCTTGGTCGTTTTGCTGCTGGCGCACTTCGTGTGGTCCGGGCGCATGCTCAAGCGCAGCGAACAAGGTGGCGCGTTGCCGTCCGCGCGCACCTTGCGGCTCATGAACGAGCTGCCCGTGCTGGTTTTGCTGGGCGTGCTCTTTCTGGTTTTGGCGAAGCCTTTCTAA
- a CDS encoding NAD-dependent epimerase — MRVLVTGSAGFIGAALTERLLARGDQVYGIDNHNDYYDPTLKEARLARFASHPNYTHLRADLADLEAVNRAFHEFQPQRVVNLAAQAGVRYSLKNPHAYVQSNLVGFVNVLEACRHNKVEHLVYASSSSVYGANRKLPFAVEDPVDHPVSLYAASKKANELMAHTYSHLYGLPTTGLRFFTVYGPWGRPDMSPILFADRIVRGEPIDVFNYGNHSRDFTYVDDIVEGVIRTLDHVAEPDPMYDATQPNPGTSGAPYRVYNIGNDQPVQLMRFIELMEQNLGRTVEKRLLPMQPGDVPDTWADVSALHRDVGYAPNTSIEEGVAKFVKWYRDYHHVA, encoded by the coding sequence ATGCGTGTACTCGTCACCGGCTCGGCCGGCTTTATCGGCGCCGCCCTCACGGAACGCCTGTTGGCTCGGGGCGATCAGGTTTATGGCATCGACAACCATAACGATTACTACGATCCGACGCTGAAAGAAGCCCGCCTGGCGCGTTTCGCATCGCATCCCAACTACACGCATCTGCGCGCCGACTTGGCTGATCTTGAGGCCGTGAATCGCGCGTTTCACGAGTTCCAGCCACAACGCGTCGTGAATCTCGCGGCGCAGGCCGGCGTGCGTTATTCGCTGAAGAATCCGCACGCTTACGTGCAAAGCAATTTGGTCGGTTTCGTCAACGTGCTGGAAGCATGCCGCCACAACAAAGTGGAGCATTTGGTCTACGCCTCGTCCAGCTCGGTCTACGGCGCGAATCGCAAGCTGCCGTTCGCGGTGGAAGATCCCGTCGATCACCCGGTGAGCTTGTACGCCGCCAGCAAGAAGGCGAACGAATTGATGGCGCACACCTATAGCCACCTGTACGGACTGCCGACCACGGGATTGCGCTTTTTCACGGTGTACGGACCATGGGGACGCCCGGATATGTCGCCGATCCTGTTCGCCGACCGCATCGTGCGTGGCGAGCCGATCGACGTCTTCAATTACGGCAATCACAGTCGCGACTTCACGTACGTGGACGACATCGTCGAGGGCGTGATCCGCACCTTGGATCACGTGGCCGAACCCGATCCGATGTACGACGCGACCCAACCGAATCCAGGTACGTCGGGCGCACCGTATCGCGTCTACAACATCGGCAACGACCAACCCGTGCAACTCATGCGCTTTATCGAGCTGATGGAGCAAAACCTGGGCCGCACGGTGGAAAAGCGTCTGTTACCTATGCAACCGGGCGATGTCCCGGATACCTGGGCGGACGTATCGGCACTACACCGCGACGTGGGTTACGCGCCGAATACGTCGATCGAAGAAGGCGTCGCCAAGTTCGTGAAGTGGTATCGCGATTATCACCACGTCGCCTGA
- the thrS gene encoding threonine--tRNA ligase, with protein sequence MIEITLPDGSKRPFDHPVTVQDVAASIGAGLAKATLAGKVDGKLVDASFAIDHNASLEIVTEKSPEALEILRHSTAHLLAQAVQRLFPGAQVTIGPVIDNGFYYDFAYERPFTPDDLVKIEAEMEKIVKEQLPVTRSVKSRDDAVKFFRGIGEAYKAEIIESIPANEELSLYSQGEFTDLCRGPHVPNTGKLRAFKLMKVAGAYWRGDSNNAMLTRVYGTSWLNDKDLKAYLHQLEEAEKRDHRKIGKALDLFHQQEEAPGMVFWHPNGWAIWQVVEQYVRGVYRSSGYQEVRGPQIMDVSLWKKSGHWDNYQENMFFTESEKRTYALKPMNCPGHVQIYNTNLHSYRDLPIRYGEFGGCHRNEPSGALHGIMRVRAFTQDDGHVFCTAEQIESEVTAFHQQAMKVYADFGFDDIALKIALRPDKRIGSDDVWDRAEDALRAALRSAGVEWQELPGEGAFYGPKIEYHMKDSIGRAWQVGTMQVDFMMPERLGAEYVDEHSQRKHPVMLHRAIVGSMERFIGILIEHHAGNLPAWLAPVQAQVFSITDAQSDYVREVTQALVEKGFRVQADLRNEKVGYKIREHTLQKVPYLLVVGDREKASGAVSVRTRSGEDLGSMPLASFIERLETEMRR encoded by the coding sequence ATGATCGAAATTACGCTACCCGACGGCAGCAAACGTCCCTTTGACCATCCCGTCACGGTGCAAGATGTGGCTGCCTCCATTGGCGCCGGCCTCGCCAAGGCCACGCTCGCCGGCAAAGTGGATGGCAAGCTGGTGGATGCCAGTTTCGCCATCGACCATAACGCGAGTCTTGAAATCGTCACGGAAAAAAGCCCGGAGGCGCTGGAGATTCTTCGTCACTCCACGGCGCATTTGCTCGCGCAGGCCGTGCAGCGCCTTTTCCCCGGCGCGCAGGTCACCATCGGTCCGGTGATCGACAACGGCTTCTATTACGACTTCGCTTACGAGCGCCCGTTTACGCCCGACGATCTGGTGAAGATCGAGGCGGAGATGGAAAAGATCGTGAAAGAACAGCTACCGGTCACGCGCAGCGTGAAATCGCGTGATGACGCAGTGAAGTTTTTCCGCGGCATCGGCGAAGCGTACAAAGCCGAGATCATCGAAAGCATTCCCGCGAACGAAGAACTTTCGCTCTACTCGCAAGGCGAGTTCACGGATTTGTGCCGCGGCCCGCATGTGCCCAACACGGGCAAACTGCGCGCGTTCAAGCTGATGAAAGTGGCCGGCGCGTATTGGCGCGGCGATTCCAACAACGCCATGTTGACGCGTGTTTACGGCACGTCGTGGTTGAACGACAAAGATCTGAAGGCGTACCTGCATCAGCTCGAAGAAGCCGAGAAGCGCGATCACCGCAAAATCGGCAAGGCGCTGGATCTGTTCCATCAGCAGGAAGAAGCACCGGGCATGGTGTTCTGGCACCCCAACGGCTGGGCCATCTGGCAGGTAGTAGAGCAGTACGTGCGCGGCGTTTATCGCAGCAGCGGTTACCAGGAAGTGCGCGGCCCGCAGATCATGGACGTGAGCCTGTGGAAGAAGTCCGGTCACTGGGACAACTACCAGGAAAACATGTTCTTTACCGAATCGGAGAAGCGCACGTATGCGCTCAAGCCGATGAACTGTCCGGGCCACGTGCAGATCTACAACACGAACCTGCACAGTTATCGCGATCTGCCCATTCGCTACGGCGAGTTCGGCGGCTGCCATCGCAACGAACCGTCGGGCGCGTTGCACGGCATCATGCGCGTGCGCGCTTTCACGCAGGACGACGGTCACGTGTTCTGCACGGCAGAACAGATTGAATCCGAAGTCACGGCATTCCATCAGCAGGCCATGAAGGTGTACGCCGATTTCGGCTTCGACGACATCGCATTGAAAATTGCGTTGCGTCCCGACAAGCGCATTGGCAGCGACGACGTGTGGGATCGCGCCGAAGATGCGCTGCGCGCCGCCTTGCGTTCGGCGGGTGTGGAATGGCAAGAACTGCCGGGCGAGGGTGCGTTCTACGGCCCGAAGATCGAGTATCACATGAAGGATTCGATCGGCCGCGCCTGGCAGGTCGGCACCATGCAGGTCGATTTCATGATGCCCGAGCGTCTCGGCGCCGAGTACGTGGACGAACACAGCCAGCGCAAGCATCCGGTGATGCTGCACCGGGCGATCGTGGGCTCGATGGAGCGCTTCATCGGCATCCTGATCGAGCATCACGCCGGCAATTTGCCCGCCTGGCTGGCGCCAGTGCAGGCGCAGGTCTTCAGCATCACCGACGCCCAGTCCGACTATGTTCGCGAGGTGACGCAAGCCCTTGTCGAGAAAGGCTTCCGTGTACAGGCCGATTTGCGCAACGAAAAGGTCGGCTATAAAATCCGCGAACATACGCTTCAGAAAGTGCCCTACCTGCTTGTGGTCGGCGATCGCGAAAAGGCATCGGGTGCCGTTTCTGTGCGTACACGTTCGGGCGAAGATCTGGGCAGCATGCCGCTTGCCAGCTTCATCGAACGCCTGGAGACCGAGATGCGGCGCTGA
- the infC gene encoding translation initiation factor IF-3: MATTETKGNRRNHEIRVPRVRVIGPDSEQLGILTRDEALRAAEEAGLDLVEIQPNGDPPVCRIMDYGKFKFEAQKKAQAAKKKQKQVEIKEVKFRPVTDVGDYQIKLRNMLRFLEEGDKVKVTIRFRGREMSHQDLGQELAKRIQEDVGENGVVESFPRLEGRQMVMMIGPKKK; this comes from the coding sequence ATCGCCACCACAGAAACTAAGGGCAACCGTCGCAACCATGAGATCCGCGTCCCGCGCGTACGTGTGATCGGGCCGGATTCCGAGCAGCTCGGCATCCTGACCCGCGACGAGGCACTCCGCGCTGCCGAGGAAGCGGGGCTCGACCTGGTCGAGATCCAGCCGAACGGCGATCCGCCGGTCTGCCGCATCATGGACTACGGCAAGTTCAAGTTCGAAGCCCAGAAGAAGGCTCAGGCTGCCAAGAAGAAGCAAAAGCAGGTCGAGATCAAGGAAGTGAAGTTCCGTCCGGTCACGGACGTGGGCGACTACCAGATCAAGCTGCGCAACATGCTTCGCTTCCTGGAAGAGGGCGATAAGGTCAAGGTCACCATCCGCTTCCGCGGCCGCGAGATGTCCCACCAGGACCTCGGCCAGGAACTCGCCAAGCGCATCCAAGAGGACGTGGGCGAGAACGGGGTGGTGGAGTCCTTCCCGCGTCTGGAAGGGCGCCAGATGGTTATGATGATCGGCCCGAAAAAGAAGTAA
- the rpmI gene encoding 50S ribosomal protein L35: MPKIKTNRAAAKRFRKTASGKFKAGHAFKSHILTKKSTKRKRNLRATNHVKACDTKGVARMLPYL; the protein is encoded by the coding sequence ATGCCCAAGATCAAGACCAATCGCGCGGCGGCGAAGCGTTTTCGCAAGACCGCGTCCGGCAAGTTCAAGGCCGGCCATGCGTTCAAGTCGCACATTCTTACCAAGAAGTCGACCAAGCGTAAGCGCAACCTGCGCGCCACCAACCACGTCAAGGCATGCGACACCAAAGGTGTAGCACGCATGTTGCCGTATCTCTAA
- the rplT gene encoding 50S ribosomal protein L20: MARVKRGVTARRRHKKIIGRAKGYYNARRKVFRVANQAVIKAGQYAYIGRKQKKRQFRALWIVRINAAARQFGLSYSRLINGLAKAGITVDRKVLADIAVHDIKAFGAIAEKAKASLAA, from the coding sequence ATGGCTCGTGTAAAGCGTGGCGTTACCGCCCGTCGTCGTCACAAGAAAATCATTGGCCGCGCGAAGGGTTACTACAACGCCCGTCGCAAGGTCTTCCGCGTCGCCAACCAGGCCGTCATCAAGGCTGGTCAGTACGCGTATATCGGCCGCAAGCAGAAGAAGCGTCAGTTCCGCGCCCTGTGGATCGTGCGTATCAATGCGGCTGCCCGTCAGTTCGGTTTGTCGTACAGCCGCCTGATCAACGGTCTTGCCAAGGCCGGTATCACGGTGGACCGCAAGGTGCTTGCCGACATCGCCGTGCACGACATCAAGGCGTTTGGGGCCATCGCGGAAAAGGCGAAGGCCAGTCTGGCCGCTTGA
- the pheS gene encoding phenylalanine--tRNA ligase subunit alpha: MEDLDSRATQALAEIDKTDTLEALDALRVSLLGKSGVVTAALKALGTLSPDERKSRGAEVNRVKERLADALTARKQTLEQAELDHRLASEKLDITMPGRDGERGGIHPITRALERIAAIFARLGYQRADGPEIEDDWHNFEALNFPPHHPARAMHDTFYFGDGRLLRTHTSPVQIRSMIGRQPPIRIIAPGKVYRSDSDQTHSPMFHQIEGLLVDETSSFADLKGTLAEFIRAFFERDFEMRFRPSYFPFTEPSAEVDIRWDAEDGSTRWLEVLGCGMVHPNVLKNCGIDPERYTGFAFGLGVERFAMLRYGVSDLRAFFENDLRFLKQFA; the protein is encoded by the coding sequence ATGGAAGATCTGGACAGCCGCGCCACGCAGGCGCTGGCCGAAATCGACAAAACGGACACGCTGGAAGCGCTCGACGCGCTGCGCGTGAGTTTGCTCGGCAAAAGCGGCGTCGTCACGGCCGCGCTGAAAGCGCTCGGCACGTTGTCGCCCGACGAGCGCAAATCGCGCGGCGCGGAAGTGAATCGCGTGAAAGAGCGTCTCGCCGATGCGTTGACTGCGCGCAAGCAAACGCTGGAGCAGGCCGAACTCGATCATCGCCTCGCGTCCGAAAAGCTCGACATCACCATGCCGGGTCGCGATGGCGAGCGCGGCGGCATTCATCCGATTACGCGCGCGCTCGAGCGCATCGCGGCGATTTTTGCGCGCCTCGGCTATCAACGTGCTGATGGTCCGGAAATCGAGGACGACTGGCACAACTTCGAAGCGCTCAATTTCCCGCCGCACCATCCGGCGCGCGCGATGCACGACACGTTCTACTTCGGCGACGGTCGCCTGCTGCGCACGCATACGTCTCCGGTGCAGATTCGCTCGATGATCGGTCGGCAGCCGCCGATCCGCATCATTGCGCCCGGCAAGGTGTATCGCAGCGATTCGGATCAAACACATTCGCCGATGTTCCATCAGATCGAAGGTTTGCTGGTGGATGAAACCTCCAGCTTCGCCGATCTGAAGGGCACGCTCGCCGAATTTATTCGTGCGTTCTTCGAGCGCGATTTCGAAATGCGTTTCCGTCCCAGCTATTTCCCCTTCACCGAACCGTCGGCCGAAGTGGATATTCGCTGGGATGCCGAAGACGGCAGCACGCGTTGGCTGGAAGTGCTCGGCTGCGGCATGGTGCATCCGAATGTGCTCAAGAACTGCGGCATCGATCCGGAGCGTTACACCGGCTTCGCCTTCGGCCTCGGTGTCGAGCGCTTCGCCATGTTGCGTTATGGCGTTTCCGATCTGCGCGCGTTCTTCGAGAACGATCTGCGCTTCCTCAAGCAATTCGCGTAA